From a single Patescibacteria group bacterium genomic region:
- a CDS encoding DUF4238 domain-containing protein: MPDRQQITKKQHYVPRFYLKQFADNNGKLSVLDIRNKKIGRKRAYSGVCYEKFFYGVKTGEQDDVSQAVEDYLQNIEDKAVNAIAYFCKQVKDNKYISNNIRYDISYLMSIMWIRTDYFRQQMNRMSEDMTKKLYGLNAGHKDIYIKKAKELAKKQNINLSDKEIKKMRKMIIDGKYSLTFNNAQHLHFFEDVEGFANLIYAKNWRVYIVTGKYRFITSDTPVIEWFPEKKSFYGVSFLERKHYFPITPEVLIEAVYPISGKNLRRKRLNDKEVLEYNFIRPEYSLNYCYSDEEEQFGKILEIVNVLNRQGRKERYQESF; encoded by the coding sequence ATGCCAGACAGACAACAGATTACAAAAAAACAGCACTATGTTCCTCGTTTTTATTTAAAACAGTTTGCAGACAATAATGGCAAATTGTCTGTTTTAGATATTAGAAATAAAAAGATAGGCAGAAAAAGAGCATATAGTGGCGTTTGTTATGAGAAATTTTTTTATGGAGTTAAAACAGGAGAGCAAGATGATGTGAGTCAGGCAGTAGAGGATTATTTGCAAAACATTGAAGACAAAGCAGTAAATGCTATTGCTTATTTTTGTAAACAAGTAAAAGACAATAAGTATATTAGTAATAATATACGTTATGATATCTCTTATTTAATGAGTATTATGTGGATTCGTACCGATTATTTTAGACAGCAAATGAATAGAATGAGTGAAGATATGACCAAGAAATTATACGGTTTAAATGCTGGGCATAAGGATATTTACATTAAAAAGGCAAAAGAATTAGCTAAAAAACAAAATATTAATTTAAGCGATAAAGAGATTAAGAAGATGAGAAAAATGATAATTGATGGAAAATATAGTTTAACCTTTAATAATGCTCAACATCTACATTTTTTTGAAGATGTTGAGGGATTTGCTAATTTAATTTATGCCAAAAATTGGCGAGTTTACATCGTTACAGGAAAATACAGGTTCATAACTTCTGACACTCCAGTAATTGAGTGGTTTCCAGAAAAAAAGAGTTTTTATGGAGTAAGTTTTTTAGAGAGAAAACATTATTTTCCAATAACACCCGAAGTATTAATTGAAGCAGTTTATCCTATTTCTGGTAAAAATCTAAGGAGAAAAAGATTAAACGACAAAGAAGTTCTTGAATATAATTTTATTAGACCAGAATATTCTTTAAATTATTGCTACTCGGATGAAGAAGAGCAGTTTGGTAAAATACTAGAAATAGTCAATGTTCTTAATCGGCAAGGACGAAAGGAAAGGTATCAAGAATCTTTTTAG
- a CDS encoding ParB N-terminal domain-containing protein — protein sequence MEKIPKIIEEVGFDFDWDERRVWALDVPIARMDIKELEWHFDIPFWNENNIWYILKPKDVINHPEKYKIEYKRTMKADLSHPIDIMKNKGRWLILDGLHRLVKSVILGEQKVQVRIISREKIAEIIKGSSIFQNVRNIRDMIKGQCKICKHSQICYGCRGTALHHTGDYLNSDPTCWYNQK from the coding sequence ATGGAAAAAATACCAAAAATTATAGAAGAAGTTGGTTTTGATTTTGATTGGGATGAAAGAAGGGTTTGGGCGCTTGATGTGCCTATTGCTCGAATGGATATTAAAGAGTTGGAATGGCATTTTGATATTCCATTTTGGAATGAGAATAATATTTGGTATATATTAAAGCCAAAAGATGTAATTAATCATCCTGAAAAATATAAAATAGAATACAAAAGAACAATGAAAGCTGATTTATCTCATCCTATTGATATTATGAAGAATAAAGGAAGATGGTTGATTCTTGATGGTCTTCACCGTTTAGTAAAATCTGTAATTTTAGGAGAACAAAAAGTTCAAGTGCGAATAATTTCGAGAGAAAAGATTGCTGAAATTATCAAGGGTTCATCTATTTTCCAGAATGTACGAAATATTCGGGATATGATAAAAGGGCAATGTAAAATATGCAAACATAGCCAAATATGCTATGGTTGTAGAGGGACAGCATTGCATCACACAGGCGATTATCTTAACAGCGATCCGACTTGTTGGTATAATCAGAAGTAA
- a CDS encoding virulence RhuM family protein: MVNKQKQIAPINNSFTEFLLYTAPNGKVKVEIFLRDENIWLTQDKIAVLFGVQRPAITKHLKNIFQSGELQENSVSSILEHTTKHGAIKGKTQIQSTKFYNLDAIISVGYRVNSAQATHFRVWATERLKEYIIKGFTMDDERLKNPSNIFGQDYFEEQLARIRNIRSSERRLYQKITDIYAQCSADYSPTNNITKQFFATVQNKLHFAITGKTAAEIIHKRVNSKKSNMGLTTWKYAPKGKIRETDVIVAKNYLAENEIDKLNRIVDMYLSFAEMQAEAGRVMYMKDWVKKLNAFLKFNEKDILQNTGNISHEVAIALAEKEFKKFERIQDKKYISDFDKEVKKILENKKKKD, encoded by the coding sequence ATGGTGAATAAACAAAAACAAATTGCGCCAATTAATAATAGTTTTACCGAGTTTTTACTTTATACCGCTCCGAATGGGAAAGTAAAAGTAGAGATATTTTTGCGCGATGAAAATATTTGGTTAACGCAGGATAAGATAGCTGTTTTGTTTGGGGTACAAAGACCAGCTATTACCAAGCATCTTAAAAATATTTTCCAAAGCGGAGAATTGCAAGAAAATTCGGTTAGTTCCATTTTGGAACATACCACTAAACACGGCGCCATTAAAGGAAAAACGCAAATACAATCTACAAAATTTTATAACCTTGACGCTATTATCTCTGTTGGTTATCGGGTTAATAGCGCTCAAGCAACACATTTTCGCGTCTGGGCGACCGAACGGCTCAAAGAGTATATCATCAAAGGTTTTACTATGGACGATGAACGGCTTAAAAATCCAAGCAATATTTTTGGGCAGGACTATTTTGAAGAACAGTTGGCAAGAATACGGAATATTCGTTCAAGTGAAAGAAGATTATATCAAAAAATAACTGACATATACGCGCAATGCAGCGCCGATTATTCGCCGACTAATAATATCACTAAACAATTTTTTGCCACAGTGCAAAATAAGCTTCATTTTGCCATAACCGGCAAAACAGCCGCGGAAATAATTCATAAGAGAGTGAACAGTAAAAAGTCCAATATGGGACTGACGACATGGAAATACGCGCCAAAAGGGAAAATTAGAGAAACCGATGTTATAGTTGCGAAAAATTATTTGGCGGAAAACGAGATTGATAAGTTAAATAGGATTGTTGATATGTATTTAAGTTTTGCGGAAATGCAGGCGGAAGCCGGGCGGGTAATGTATATGAAAGATTGGGTAAAAAAATTGAATGCGTTTTTAAAATTTAATGAAAAAGACATTCTTCAAAATACGGGGAATATATCGCACGAGGTGGCAATTGCCTTAGCGGAAAAAGAATTTAAAAAATTTGAAAGAATACAGGACAAAAAATATATTTCCGATTTTGACAAAGAAGTAAAAAAGATTTTAGAAAACAAGAAAAAGAAAGATTAA
- a CDS encoding DUF3800 domain-containing protein, with the protein MKTSVKTLEYFTEQDIRVFYAFFNKSNIPLEYRKKKSLDSGYLYAEVIVQTLHLLLPTTDLEFRVFRDERHLKKISQTKFNEITKLDLLPKLPAKAVIQIEALNSSASPNIQIADWICGALFRYHNERKNGEHFFAMLRNSIIASNELFKDYWANKKSR; encoded by the coding sequence ATGAAAACCTCCGTAAAAACGCTTGAATATTTTACTGAACAAGACATCAGGGTATTTTACGCCTTTTTTAATAAGTCCAACATCCCCTTGGAATATCGAAAAAAGAAAAGTTTGGATAGCGGCTATTTATATGCCGAAGTTATTGTTCAAACCCTTCATCTTCTTTTGCCTACTACTGACTTAGAATTCAGAGTATTCCGAGACGAAAGGCATCTGAAAAAAATTTCTCAAACAAAATTTAATGAAATTACAAAATTAGATTTGTTGCCAAAATTGCCAGCAAAAGCGGTTATTCAAATTGAAGCGTTAAATTCTTCCGCTAGTCCTAATATACAAATAGCAGATTGGATTTGCGGGGCTCTTTTTAGATACCACAATGAAAGAAAAAACGGCGAGCATTTTTTCGCAATGCTTAGAAACAGCATCATCGCGTCTAACGAACTTTTTAAGGATTATTGGGCAAACAAAAAATCCCGATAA
- the yihA gene encoding ribosome biogenesis GTP-binding protein YihA/YsxC produces MIIQSAEFVKSVLGTNEILYSEYPQIAFIGRSNVGKSSVINSLVERKGLVKSGSTPGKTQQINYFLINKNTYFIDLPGYGFMKISLKQKEKIRKMIIWYLFKSSIIFKKVVLIIDAKVGPSAFDIEMLGLLRKRENDFVIVANKSDKLKQKEVKKQLEMIKKKTGEQNIILYSAKTNKGREELLEQLALSS; encoded by the coding sequence ATGATTATTCAATCAGCAGAGTTCGTCAAAAGCGTTCTCGGCACGAACGAAATTTTATACAGCGAATACCCGCAAATCGCTTTTATCGGTCGTTCTAATGTCGGGAAATCAAGCGTCATTAACTCGCTCGTTGAGAGAAAGGGGCTAGTTAAGTCCGGCTCAACGCCCGGAAAAACACAGCAGATAAACTACTTTTTGATTAACAAAAACACATATTTTATTGACTTGCCCGGTTATGGATTTATGAAAATTTCTTTGAAGCAAAAAGAAAAAATCAGAAAAATGATTATTTGGTATCTGTTTAAATCAAGCATAATATTTAAAAAAGTTGTTCTCATTATTGACGCGAAAGTCGGACCAAGCGCTTTTGACATAGAAATGCTTGGTTTGTTGCGAAAGAGAGAAAACGATTTTGTCATCGTCGCGAACAAATCCGACAAATTAAAACAAAAAGAAGTCAAAAAACAATTGGAAATGATAAAGAAAAAAACAGGCGAACAAAACATCATCCTCTATTCAGCCAAAACAAACAAAGGAAGAGAAGAACTTTTGGAGCAGTTGGCGCTTAGTTCTTAA
- the radC gene encoding DNA repair protein RadC, with protein MKKFKISDIPSVDRPREKMKDRGPQNLKDAELLAILLGTGYQGKNVLELAKLVLSKYPRKKFLNLTYEKLTEIKGISQAKACVILAAVELTKRAIGVGDETAPIIKTPKDIIAQVSYMRDKTREHLMVIYLNARNEMIFKKPMFVGTLNANLVHPREIFQYALQKNAAAIVLVHNHPSGDPEPSQDDLTTTKRIVEAGKIMGIEVIDHIIIAKTKVFSFSEKKLL; from the coding sequence ATGAAAAAATTTAAAATCAGCGATATTCCGTCGGTTGACCGGCCGCGGGAGAAAATGAAAGATAGGGGACCGCAAAATTTGAAAGACGCCGAACTTTTGGCGATTCTTTTAGGAACCGGCTATCAAGGCAAAAATGTTCTTGAATTAGCAAAGTTGGTTTTATCCAAATACCCCCGCAAAAAATTCCTCAATTTAACATACGAGAAACTGACCGAAATCAAGGGGATTAGCCAAGCCAAAGCATGCGTCATTTTGGCGGCCGTGGAATTAACCAAACGCGCCATCGGCGTCGGAGACGAGACCGCGCCAATTATCAAAACGCCTAAAGACATTATCGCCCAAGTTTCCTATATGCGCGACAAAACAAGAGAACATCTGATGGTTATTTACCTCAACGCCCGCAACGAAATGATTTTCAAAAAGCCAATGTTTGTCGGTACACTCAACGCGAATTTAGTCCACCCCCGAGAAATTTTTCAATACGCCCTCCAAAAAAACGCTGCCGCGATTGTCTTAGTCCACAACCACCCCTCCGGTGACCCCGAACCGTCCCAAGACGACCTCACAACCACCAAACGCATCGTTGAAGCCGGCAAAATCATGGGGATAGAAGTCATTGACCACATCATCATCGCCAAAACTAAAGTTTTTAGTTTCTCGGAGAAAAAATTGCTTTAA
- a CDS encoding restriction endonuclease subunit S produces the protein MSLKQFTIDFQELRKDSFLRNDEKYHIFLNFLNWNLFESKNKNLVSLKDILVDDYNLFNYEEGEEYKGIPTGQTYLDKDGEIKGHQSVTAEDHPNRLKHKASNDNILISSLRLAKSPTLYFKNKDLSNYVFSNGFYIYKIKKGWNIKFILYILRTKRLRNILDKHIYRGIGISAYKDSDLKKIKIPLISKHIQDQIVVKIEPIERKIKEMKNQIIPAQKIINKVFAREFGFDLEKFEELEKENFFEAGFSEINNDPLLIFKVKYHKYNIDFLEKIKTIKLKKISDFIKAGNAEKYKEVAEEGNYISVEDLNSDGGIMSYKFSNSKNAILKIRDILFSRVGSKLDSADIPIGIIKNDFQKFASDNILIIRLSRFNNDFVMYFLKSVFGNKQIRKVVKTKGQPVINSTTLGNIKIPNIPLKNQQKIVDEIKTELDKQEKMNQKIETERNKIDEIIEKVVAV, from the coding sequence ATGTCGCTAAAACAATTTACAATTGATTTTCAGGAATTAAGAAAAGATTCTTTCCTAAGAAATGATGAGAAATATCATATCTTTTTAAATTTTTTAAATTGGAATTTATTTGAATCAAAAAATAAAAATTTAGTTTCATTAAAAGACATTCTTGTGGACGATTATAATTTATTTAATTATGAGGAAGGCGAAGAATATAAGGGAATTCCTACGGGGCAAACATATTTGGATAAAGATGGTGAAATTAAAGGGCATCAGTCTGTAACTGCAGAAGATCATCCAAATAGATTAAAACATAAAGCTTCAAACGATAATATTTTAATTTCAAGTTTAAGATTGGCGAAATCGCCAACTTTATATTTTAAAAATAAAGATTTATCTAATTATGTTTTTTCGAATGGCTTTTATATTTACAAAATTAAAAAAGGATGGAATATAAAATTTATCTTGTATATTTTAAGAACAAAAAGATTAAGAAATATTTTAGATAAACATATTTATCGAGGAATCGGAATATCTGCATATAAGGACAGCGATTTAAAGAAAATTAAAATACCTTTAATTTCTAAACATATTCAAGACCAAATTGTTGTCAAAATTGAACCAATCGAAAGAAAAATTAAAGAGATGAAAAACCAAATTATTCCGGCTCAGAAAATTATCAACAAAGTTTTTGCGAGAGAGTTTGGATTTGATTTAGAAAAATTTGAAGAATTAGAAAAAGAAAATTTTTTTGAGGCGGGGTTTAGTGAAATTAATAATGATCCACTACTAATTTTTAAAGTTAAATACCACAAATATAATATAGATTTTTTAGAAAAAATAAAAACTATAAAATTAAAGAAAATAAGTGATTTTATAAAAGCGGGTAATGCCGAGAAATACAAAGAGGTGGCAGAAGAAGGAAATTATATTTCAGTTGAAGATTTGAATTCTGATGGTGGCATTATGTCTTATAAATTTTCGAATTCCAAGAATGCTATCCTTAAGATTAGAGATATTTTATTTAGTCGTGTTGGGTCAAAATTAGATAGCGCCGATATTCCAATTGGAATTATTAAAAACGATTTTCAAAAATTTGCTAGTGATAATATTTTAATTATTAGATTAAGCCGATTTAATAATGATTTTGTTATGTATTTTTTGAAATCTGTTTTTGGGAATAAACAAATTAGAAAAGTAGTTAAAACCAAAGGTCAACCTGTAATAAATTCAACAACATTAGGAAATATTAAAATTCCAAACATTCCCCTAAAAAATCAACAAAAAATCGTTGACGAAATAAAGACCGAACTCGATAAACAAGAAAAAATGAATCAAAAAATAGAAACAGAAAGAAATAAAATAGACGAGATTATCGAAAAAGTTGTGGCTGTTTGA
- a CDS encoding N-6 DNA methylase has protein sequence MNKEIQTPIIDYLKSNKIQIASFPLLDQSKIKYDAPIIQHRKINKIAGDEEIVRAYILAKLVNELGYNPKNIEIEKEYDIGRPKVNKPRIDIIVRDNDGNAFLYIELKSPQDYEKDKDETIEKQLFNLASQEQGQGKKVKYLVLYTVEIVENEIKDKCIIIDYEKFSSFSLWKEARDFANELPERYGKAQKEPYIKGGKKDLEASFTHQQLDGLRKNLHNVLWGGGGMDDNDIFSSLVNIILAKIQDESEKKKDEKYDFQIFSFKDGESFESNEQLFERINELYKRALKQRLNITDKTKLKKSFVIDENKFSLAKLKYTITQLEGYSFVDGKNSFDGKDILGDFFEGIIREGFKQTKGQFFTHINIVRFLLWGLQLDKLAIDRINKDLEIPYLIDPSAGSGTFLIEYMKFITENVKRRFRSKIETSQNVENKIQNWFYPDNLENKWAEEFIYGTDINFNLGTAAKVNMILHGDGSANIYVKDGLLPFSFYSNKLEKSKTDKTYFNKEINEQFDVIITNPPFSVNLDDDTQKNVKEGFAFGEKKNSENLFIERWYQLLKPNGRFGAVLPESVFDTTENKYIRLFIYKYFKVKAVVSLPQLAFEPFTSTKTSLLFAQKKTKSEIEEWNNLWSQYSNEWNNLKTRCENLTAVYLEGKDRKKLPSIKNLKETEEKTILTRMLKDYFEQDDKKLSVKELVEKYQNELGDLCKYNNDTKDTFGFVNSWWVFGEVAKELNYKIFMAEVENVGYKRTKRGEKPMPNELFRTNNKGEILVDDNIEKTALDYMRNIEWE, from the coding sequence ATGAATAAAGAAATTCAAACGCCAATTATAGACTACCTAAAAAGCAACAAAATTCAAATTGCGAGTTTTCCTCTTTTGGATCAGTCCAAAATAAAATACGACGCACCAATTATACAGCATAGGAAAATAAACAAAATAGCTGGAGATGAAGAAATTGTTAGGGCGTATATCCTCGCAAAATTAGTCAACGAATTAGGTTATAATCCTAAAAATATTGAGATTGAAAAAGAATATGATATCGGCAGACCAAAAGTCAATAAACCGAGGATAGATATAATTGTGCGAGATAACGACGGAAACGCTTTTTTATACATAGAACTTAAAAGTCCGCAGGATTACGAAAAAGACAAAGACGAGACTATAGAAAAACAACTTTTCAATCTTGCTTCGCAGGAGCAAGGGCAGGGCAAGAAAGTTAAATATCTTGTTTTATATACAGTTGAAATAGTAGAAAACGAGATAAAGGACAAATGTATTATTATTGATTATGAAAAATTTTCTTCTTTTAGTTTATGGAAAGAAGCGAGGGATTTTGCTAATGAACTACCCGAAAGATACGGAAAAGCGCAAAAAGAACCATACATAAAAGGTGGTAAAAAAGATTTAGAAGCAAGTTTTACCCATCAGCAGCTAGATGGTCTTAGGAAAAATCTACACAATGTTTTATGGGGCGGCGGAGGAATGGATGATAATGATATTTTTTCTTCGCTGGTAAATATTATCTTGGCAAAAATTCAAGATGAGAGCGAGAAGAAGAAAGACGAGAAATATGATTTTCAAATTTTTTCCTTTAAGGACGGAGAAAGTTTTGAATCCAACGAACAACTTTTTGAAAGAATAAACGAACTATATAAAAGGGCATTAAAGCAACGGCTAAATATCACAGATAAAACAAAATTAAAAAAATCTTTTGTCATTGACGAAAATAAGTTTTCTCTTGCCAAACTTAAATATACAATAACCCAATTAGAAGGCTATTCTTTCGTAGATGGGAAAAATAGTTTTGATGGAAAAGATATTTTGGGAGATTTTTTTGAAGGGATTATCAGAGAAGGATTCAAACAGACGAAAGGTCAATTTTTTACTCACATCAACATCGTAAGATTTCTGCTTTGGGGACTACAACTTGATAAACTTGCGATAGATAGAATTAATAAAGATTTGGAAATTCCTTATTTAATAGACCCAAGCGCGGGCAGCGGAACTTTTTTGATTGAATATATGAAGTTTATTACCGAAAATGTTAAAAGAAGATTTAGAAGCAAAATTGAAACTTCCCAAAATGTAGAAAATAAAATACAAAATTGGTTTTATCCCGACAATCTTGAAAATAAATGGGCGGAGGAGTTTATTTATGGAACTGACATTAATTTTAATTTAGGTACAGCCGCCAAGGTTAATATGATTTTACACGGCGACGGTTCAGCTAATATTTATGTAAAAGACGGTCTTCTCCCTTTTTCTTTTTATTCTAATAAATTAGAAAAATCAAAGACAGATAAAACTTATTTTAACAAAGAAATTAACGAACAATTTGATGTGATTATTACGAATCCGCCCTTTAGCGTTAATTTGGATGATGATACTCAAAAGAATGTTAAGGAGGGGTTTGCTTTTGGTGAAAAAAAGAATTCAGAAAATCTTTTCATAGAAAGATGGTATCAATTGCTAAAACCGAATGGTCGCTTTGGCGCTGTTTTGCCGGAAAGCGTTTTTGACACGACAGAGAATAAATATATCCGCTTGTTTATTTACAAATATTTTAAAGTTAAAGCGGTTGTTTCTTTGCCCCAGTTGGCTTTTGAGCCGTTCACTTCAACAAAAACCAGTTTGCTTTTCGCGCAAAAGAAAACAAAATCGGAAATTGAAGAATGGAATAATCTTTGGAGTCAATACTCTAACGAATGGAATAATCTAAAAACCAGATGCGAAAATTTAACGGCAGTATATCTTGAAGGAAAAGACAGAAAAAAATTGCCCTCTATTAAAAATCTGAAAGAGACGGAAGAAAAAACAATTTTAACAAGAATGCTAAAAGATTATTTTGAACAAGACGATAAAAAACTTTCCGTTAAAGAATTGGTGGAAAAATATCAAAACGAATTAGGGGATTTGTGTAAATACAATAATGATACAAAAGATACTTTTGGATTTGTAAATTCGTGGTGGGTATTCGGCGAGGTTGCCAAAGAATTGAATTACAAAATTTTTATGGCAGAAGTAGAAAATGTAGGATACAAAAGAACAAAAAGAGGCGAAAAACCAATGCCAAACGAACTTTTCAGGACAAATAATAAGGGGGAGATCTTGGTTGATGATAATATAGAAAAAACAGCTTTGGATTATATGAGGAATATTGAGTGGGAGTAA
- a CDS encoding DUF3800 domain-containing protein: MFIFLDESGNFTGNKERNFVVGGFITNNHKRTSKAFRKWQHTKFPKKLRYKTEVKFSDTGLDENLRKNA, translated from the coding sequence ATGTTTATCTTTCTTGATGAATCAGGTAATTTTACAGGGAACAAAGAGCGTAATTTTGTCGTGGGCGGATTTATCACAAACAATCACAAAAGAACATCCAAGGCCTTTCGCAAATGGCAACATACAAAATTTCCAAAGAAACTTCGCTATAAAACAGAAGTTAAGTTTTCAGACACAGGATTAGATGAAAACCTCCGTAAAAACGCTTGA